In one window of Nicotiana tabacum cultivar K326 chromosome 12, ASM71507v2, whole genome shotgun sequence DNA:
- the LOC107775702 gene encoding uncharacterized protein LOC107775702, with amino-acid sequence MITRSNLAEQLREYQIRSKHDWASVSFFSSTSNITSTRADVVIFVIFELVILALLVFSAVSLYFKHPKLAFILVCVSLLLLLCVTIAKQVTAARKKKRRMLLPLSM; translated from the exons ATGATAACGCGATCGAATTTGGCGGAGCAGCTGAGAGAATATCAGATTCGATCAAAGCATGATTGGGCCTCCGTCTCGTTCTtctcctccacctctaacatcaCATCGACAAG GGCAGATGTCGTCATCTTTGTAATATTTGAACTGGTTATTTTGGCACTCCTGGTTTTCTCTGCGGTTTCACTGTATTTCAAGCATCCGAAGCTTGCATTTATCTTAGTATGTGTTAGCTTGCTATTGCTTTTATGTGTGACAATTGCAAAGCAAGTTACAGCAGCCAGGAAGAAGAAGCGAAGGATGCTTCTTCCCTTATCAATGTAG
- the LOC107775700 gene encoding lysine histidine transporter-like 8 yields MGSELVEIKMSQSPLKIGDKEVQNTVSLTPSPILDSIPKTPKSPFGARIMTPLASPMKKALTYMEEIGHFTKLDPQDAWLPITESRNGNAYYAAFHTLSSGIGVQALVLPLAFITLGWIWGIISLSIIFMWQLYTLWLLIQLHESVPGMRYSRYLRLSMAAFGEKLGKILALFPTMYLSGGTCVTLIMIGGGTMKIFFQTICGSNHCHLTSLSTIEWYIVFTVSAIILAQLPNLNSIAGISLVGSISAVTYCTLTWVVSVVKERPEDVSFETVENKSDLERVCSILNAIGMIAFAFRGHNLVLEIQGTMPSSLKNPSHVPMWKGVKFSYSIIALCLFPLAIGGYWAYGNLMPNGGILSALDKYHGKDTSKVILGITSLLVVVHSLTSFQIYAMPVFDNLEFRYTSNKKKPCPWWLRTGFRVFFGCLAFFISVALPFLPSLAGLIGGIALPVTLAYPCLMWIMIKKPQTYTSTWFVNWSLGLLGLVLSVLLVFGAIWTIAIQGMDVHFFKPQ; encoded by the exons ATGGGAAGTGAATTGGTGGAAATTAAGATGAGCCAATCACCACTAAAAATTGGTGATAAAGAAGTGCAAAATACAGTTTCTTTAACACCATCTCCAATTCTTGATTCTATACCAAAAACACCCAAAAGTCCATTTGGTGCAAGAATAATGACACCATTGGCTAGTCCTATGAAAAAAGCTTTAACATATATGGAAGAAATTGGTCATTTCACTAAACTTGATCCTCAAGATGCTTGGCTTCCTATTACTGAGTCAAGAAATGGGAATGCATATTATGCTGCATTTCATACACTTAGTTCTGGAATTGGAGTCCAAGCTCTTGTCCTTCCTCTTGCTTTTATTACACTTGGATG GATATGGGGGATAATAAGCCTCTCAATAATATTTATGTGGCAATTATACACACTCTGGTTACTCATCCAACTTCATGAATCTGTCCCTGGCATGCGTTATAGTCGATATCTTCGCCTCTCAATGGCTGCCTTCG GTGAAAAGCTGGGGAAAATTTTAGCACTATTTCCAACCATGTACCTATCAGGTGGTACTTGCGTTACACTTATTATGATCGGAGGTGGAACTATGAAGATTTTCTTCCAAACTATCTGTGGATCTAATCATTGCCATTTAACCTCTCTAAGTACAATAGAGTGGTACATTGTATTCACTGTTTCAGCCATAATTCTTGCTCAGCTTCCTAATTTAAATTCCATTGCTGGAATTTCTCTCGTCGGCTCGATCTCGGCAGTGACTTATTGTACCTTGACATGGGTAGTTTCTGTTGTCAAAGAAAGGCCAGAAGATGTTTCTTTTGAAACTGTTGAAAATAAATCTGATTTGGAAAGAGTTTGTAGCATTTTGAATGCTATTGGAATGATAGCTTTTGCTTTCAGGGGACATAATCTTGTCCTTGAGATACAG GGTACAATGCCTTCTAGCTTAAAGAACCCATCTCATGTGCCCATGTGGAAAGGAGTCAAGTTCTCATATTCTATTATTGCTTTGTGTTTGTTTCCACTGGCAATTGGAGGCTACTGGGCTTATGGAAACCTG ATGCCAAATGGAGGGATATTGAGTGCATTGGACAAATACCATGGAAAAGACACATCAAAAGTAATTTTAGGAATAACAAGtttactggtggttgtccatagCCTTACATCATTCCAAATCTATGCAATGCCAGTTTTTGATAATTTGGAGTTTAGGTACACCAGCAACAAGAAAAAACCCTGTCCATGGTGGCTTAGAACAGGGTTTAGAGTATTCTTTGGATGCCTAGCATTTTTCATATCAGTGGCACTTCCCTTTTTGCCTAGTTTGGCTGGTCTAATTGGGGGAATTGCTTTGCCAGTTACTTTGGCATATCCTTGTCTAATGTGGATAATGATCAAGAAACCTCAGACATATACTTCAACTTGGTTTGTTAATTGGTCTCTTGGACTTTTAGGCTTGGTTCTAAGTGTACTTTTGGTTTTTGGTGCTATATGGACTATAGCAATTCAAGGTATGGATGTCCACTTTTTCAAGCCACAGTAA